In Arctopsyche grandis isolate Sample6627 chromosome 13, ASM5162203v2, whole genome shotgun sequence, one DNA window encodes the following:
- the Max gene encoding MYC associated factor X isoform X1 → MSDDDRDIDIESDEGDDSDSRSHSRQSSNLAGGYYSQVHYHNAEKRAHHNALERKRRDHIKDSFTSLRDSVPALHGEKVASRAQILKKAADYIQFMRHKNSSHQQDIDDLKRQNTILEQQIKQLEKVKATGNYMVDANDVLMGGIKSEGSSHGDTDSSDGEGPTRRVKKLKINGITVNA, encoded by the exons ATGAGTGACGACGACAGAGACATCGACATCGAGAGTGAC GAAGGAGACGATTCAGATTCTAGATCTCACAGTAGACAGTCCTCCAATTTAGCAGGTGGCTATTACTCACAGGTGCACTATCATAAT GCTGAAAAACGAGCTCATCACAATGCACTAGAAAGGAAGCGGAGAGATCACATAAAAGACAGCTTCACATCACTACGCGACTCGGTACCTGCCTTGCATGGAGAAAAAGTG GCGAGCAGAGCGCAGATCCTCAAGAAGGCGGCGGACTATATTCAATTCATGAGGCATAAAAACAGCTCACACCAACAAGACATAGATGATCTCAAACGGCAAAATACAATTTTGGAACAGCAAA ttaagCAGCTAGAAAAAGTAAAAGCGACAGGAAATTATATGGTAGACGCCAATGATGTTTTAATGGGTGGAATAAAATCTGAAGGTAGTTCGCATGGTGATACAGACAGCTCCGACGGTGAAGGTCCGACGCGGCgtgtaaaaaaactgaaaattaatGGAATCACAGTGAACGCATAA
- the LOC143921015 gene encoding retinol dehydrogenase 12-like, whose amino-acid sequence MDFSTMPSSPMESWWPYIISLIVGLVTCIRGYLGGTSCPTSTRIDGKIVIVTGASSGVGLETCRELAERGGQIIMCCRSIQRGIEAMNSIKSRLPNANLKLKKLDLTSLKSIREFVECFGDNRLDILINNAGLIFHPYAKTEDGFELHMATNYIGHFLLTHLLLKNLQRSKQGRIISVCAGSYEPANMPLTCEADKKNFVPKEWFGQSKLGLILMTKHLARLLRGTNITINALNPGMVRGTRHLRHSILMRNWTVRISIAPWFWLFMKSPKQGAQTSIYLATDPSVATKSGEFFSDCTEETTISKSDDPEIARVLYDRTCSILNEAPYKKT is encoded by the exons ATGGATTTTTCAACTATGCCTTCTAGTCCTATGGAAAGCTGGTGGCCATACATAATTTCATTAATTGTTGGACTTGTGACTTGTATTAG GGGTTATTTGGGAGGCACATCATGTCCTACATCGACTCGAATAGATGGAAAAATAGTAATCGTAACCGGAGCATCTTCAGGAGTCGGTTTAGAAACTTGTAGAGAACTTGCAGAACGAG GTGGGCAAATTATAATGTGTTGTCGTTCAATACAAAGGGGGATAGAGGCAATGAATTCCATCAAAAGCAGATTACCTAATGCAAATTTGAAGTTGAAAAAGTTAGATCTAACATCATTGAAGTCTATAAGAGAATTCGTCGAATGTTTCG GTGATAACAGATTGGATATTCTCATCAATAATGCCGGTTTAATATTTCATCCTTATGCGAAAACCGAAGATGGTTTTGAATTGCACATGGCTACTAATTATATAG gTCACTTTTTGTTGACACATTTGCTGCTGAAGAACTTGCAACGCTCCAAACAAGGGAGAATAATCAGCGTATGCGCCGGATCATACGAACCTGCAAATATGCCATTAACTTGCGAGGCCGATAAAAAGAATTTTGTTCCCAAAGAGTGGTTTGGACAAAGCAAACTCGGTTTGATTCTGATGACTAAACATTTAGCGAGATTATTAAGAG GTACGAATATAACAATCAACGCGTTGAATCCGGGAATGGTGCGAGGCACTCGGCATTTGAGGCATTCAATTTTAATGAGAAATTGGACTGTCCGCATATCAATAGCTCCTTGGTTTTGGCTTTTCATGAAATCGCCTAAACAAGGCGCGCAGACGTCAATATATTTAGCAACGGATCCGAGTGTAGCAACCAAGAGTGGAGAATTTTTCAG TGATTGTACTGAAGAAACGACCATCAGCAAGAGTGACGATCCAGAAATTGCTAGAGTATTGTATGACAGGACatgttcaattttaaatgaagctCCTTATAAAAAGACATAA
- the LOC143921654 gene encoding dynein beta chain, ciliary-like: MVDAYNPDRLSGLYMSSVHRDKVNCNKKYFMDKIVDIIPFITSVLSVRSPYKYATIINTLVVQDVEAEERNKQKLIAMNELDAKTDFMSNFVLKVLRLKPEKWQKMMQGEERNIVQKYIENADIPLITFNVSHIGFLQANFGFSSVPRSKFAYFVRKPRHVITKENAKSILLAGQISNQVVSELTVFTEEIIYPLLCNPKNHKNWPRIIIDDIKKHAYDFKNTLYQIRGELSNQVMLPMPDGIEKLDEVESLLIKSNGEIVDVYLKTNIEGIVILWTTQINNLLKEDSDVVFSKKRFPLPVDDVDFWSTRLKNLEGVYAQLRHPRVKKMANYLELTNSVYLQCFKTMLTSLVAGVVETRDIVIHQMPLLKQFETFLNTNFLESQHLIRPMIHCIGLLWANSRYYRKTERITVLMKEMCNMIVQQSTACCEQRSMFFGEPFEQVLKLSQVLENIEHFLNVYEKNKKNIGSFFAADCIPIHWTFDYDSVFMKLLQFIERLKMAKTILQNTAEMLKLEKVEFGGIRGKIYSAKTTDIYEKYTKLFNDICNIQYDPLDTEDESFKEDYRRFMVKVIDIDRCLAKVFGDAFDDCSHLDNIFKLLQVIGDLANRPRILKELQPRYERLIDLLDGELIQVKQICEEGMIVYYNTKRRPMIDAYFPPVAGMLWWIFKLQQRVQIPMNEFNQIEDLYAIYFGTLIFSSSSDDLRVKYDVLIKRLNCIENELYDEWFVTVPQLCKRNTKKSLLIREKSLLKLNFSHELVCLLREVRYLILLDKFTIPQEGIELYDRSEELQSAICKLNLSIIWYNDIRKDSHESEVTLIENEIKEVDVLLRKGIDELNWNTNVTAYVEEVFDMIDKLQKRVLTAQKNVKQTFQQMDSWANVAMYDRHPHPKIGKYPLLALDENNSRKLKRFEDIRTTQKEIIHKLKENYFLYFKVHQEDNQKSKGFGKASQDENSEENFALINWPAYVDYIDSQVSSAILKAIIISLTSLYTNIDAIRGPNIPFVEVLAELQEPDITFKPPLDQNETESLYSIFSIMIDEIIEQAETYERITKDINLNNYLMEAKNDKQILTMKTKIQDIVSNTIEDIHKYIAVYESYSYLWLDDKQEFLYVFLKTSNVITKDVLEASEYDDIDDDEPIIRPPLAVFKEQIDVFENLYKECDKLPETRLFNGWLLLDMKRLKQSLLNAICKWGNVFKQNIVDYVENRLNDLDEFIEQASKSLCSDLKDNDYEGLLCVMGCLIKVRERQVNSTQAMFEPISEQIELLKTYGVEFLEESYDQDGKKKHSVYTLLEVLPEKWKNLLKLSSVVKSNVGPLKINQAHLISKQVTLFNARMQSYRDEFKYKKFFSLKCEEVYSLIDKTHLELIRGPF, from the exons ATGGTTGACGCGTACAATCCAGACAGACTGTCTGGATTGTACATGTCAAGCGTACACAGAGACAAAGTGAACTGCAACAAAAAATACTTTATGGacaaaattgtagatat TATACCCTTCATTACTAGTGTCCTGTCCGTTCGTTCACCATACAAATACGCTACA ataatTAACACGTTG GTCGTCCAAGATGTCGAAGCGGAAGAGAGAAACAaa cAAAAACTCATAGCAATGAACGAGTTGGATGCTAAAACAGATTTTATGAGCAACTTTGTATTGAAAGTTTTACGCTTAAAGCCTGAAAAGTGGCAAAAGATGATGCAAGGAGAAGAAAGG AATATAgttcaaaaatatatcgaaaatgcAGATATACCATTGATAACCTTTAACGTCAGCCATATAGGATTTTTACAAGCGAATTTTGGGTTTTCTTCAGTTCCCAGGAGTAAATTCGCCTATTTCGTACGAAAACCTCGACATGTTATAACTAAAGAGAATGCTAAATCT ATACTTCTTGCTGGACAGATTTCCAACCAAGTAGTGAGTGAACTCACAGTTTTTACGGAAGAGATAATCTATCCATTGCTTTGCAAtccaaaaaatcataaaaattggccaaGAATAATAATAGACGATATAAAAAAGCACGCTtacgattttaaaaatactctttATCAG attcgAGGAGAATTGAGTAATCAAGTTATGTTGCCGATGCCAGACGGTATAGAAAAATTAGATGAGGTAGAAAGTTTGCTTATAAaaag cAATGGAGAAATTGTTGATGTTTATCTGAAGACGAATATAGAAGGAATTGTGATATTGTGGACGacccaaataaataatttgctgAAAGAAGACTCGGATGTGGTCTTTTCAAAGAAACGATTTCCACTCCCAGTGGATGACGTCGACTTCTGGTCGACTCGTTTGAAGAATTTGGAAGGGGTCTATGCTCAGCTCCGTCATCCTAGGGTCAAGAAGATGGCCAACTACTTGGAGCTAACCAACAGCGTGTATCTGCAATGTTTCAAAACTATGCTAACCAGTTTGGTTGCAG GTGTTGTCGAAACTCGCGATATAGTCATTCATCAAATGCCACTTTTGAAACAATTCGAAACTTTTCTCAACACGAACTTTTTAGAAAGTCAGCATTTAATTAGACCCATGATTCATTGCATCGGTCTATTGTGGGCTAATTCTAGGTATTACAGGAAGACTGAAAGGATCACAG TTTTGATGAAAGAAATGTGCAACATGATCGTTCAACAGTCGACCGCGTGTTGCGAGCAGCGTAGCATGTTTTTTGGTGAGCCATTCGAACAGGTCTTGAAATTAAGCCAAGTTTTAGAAAATATCGAACACTTTTT GAATGTTTATGAGAAGAACAAGAAAAACATTGGGTCGTTCTTTGCCGCTGATTGCATTCCAATCCACTGGACTTTTGATTACGACTCGGTATTCATGAAACTTTTGCAATTCATTGAGAGATTGAAAATGGCTAAGACTATACTACAGAATACAGCTGAGATGCTGAAGCTGGAAAAGGTCGAATTTGGAGGAATCAGAGGCAAAATCTACAGCGCCAAAACAACTGAT ATTTATGAAAAGTACACAAAACTCTTTAACGACATATGCAATATACAATACGATCCTTTGGATACCGAAGATGAATCTTTCAAGGAAGATTATAGACGATTTATGGTGAAAGTCATCGACATTGATCGATGCTTGGCGAAAGTTTTCGGCGACGCTTTCGATGATTGCTCTCATTTGGATAATATTTTCAAG CTATTACAAGTTATCGGAGATCTGGCCAATAGGCCTAGGATTCTGAAAGAACTTCAGCCGAGGTATGAACGTTTAATCGACTTGTTAGATGGCGAATTGATTCAAGTTAAGCAAATATGTGAAGAAGGGATGATT GTTTATTACAATACGAAGCGTCGACCTATGATCGATGCATATTTTCCACCTGTAGCTGGAATGTTGTGGTGGATTTTCAAACTTCAACAGCGCGTCCAAATTCCAATGAACGAATTCAATCAAATTGAAGATTTGTATGCAATATATTTTGGAAC attgaTTTTCTCTAGTTCTTCTGACGACCTCCGAGTAAAGTACGACGTATTGATAAAACGATTGAATTGCATTGAAAACGAATTGTACGATGAGTGGTTTGTAACGGTTCCCCAATTGTGTAAAAGAAATACTAAGAAGAGCCTTCTGATTAGGGAGAAATCGTtgctcaaattgaatttttctcaTGAG TTGGTGTGTTTGTTGAGAGAGGTACGATACTTGATActattggataaattcacaatTCCACAAGAAGGTATAGAATTATACGATCGAAGCGAAGAGTTACAG TCTgccatatgtaaattaaatcttTCTATTATCTGGTACAATGATATCAGAAAGGATAGTCATGAATCGGAAGTAACTTTaatagaaaatgaaataaagGAAGTAGACGTTTTGCTAAGAAAAGGCATTGATGAATTGAACTGGAACACAAATG TTACTGCATATGTGGAAGAAGTTTTCGACATGATTGATAAACTTCAAAAGCgcgttttgacagctcaaaaaAATGTCAAACAAACTTTCCAACAAATGGATAGTTGGGCTAACGTGGCAATGTACGATCGTCATCCACATCCGAAGATTGGGAAATACCCTCTTTTGGCATTAGACGAAAATAATTCTAGAAAATTAAAAAG ATTTGAAGATATTCGAACGACTCAAAAAGAAATCATTCacaaattgaaagaaaattactttttatatttcaaagtaCATCAAGAGGATAATCAG AAATCGAAAGGATTTGGCAAAGCTT CACAAGATGAAAATTCTGAAGAAAATTTTGCTCTCATTAATTGGCCTGCGTATGTCGATTATATTGATAGCCAA GTATCATCAGCAATATTGAAGGCAATAATAATCAGTTTGACATCACTTTATACCAATATTGATGCTATAAGAGGGCCCAATATACCCTTTGTAGAAGTTTTGGCTGAGCTACAAGAACCAG atattacatTCAAACCACCACTCGATCAAAATGAGACTGAAAGTTTATACAGTATATTCTCTATAATGATAGATGAAATTATCGAACAAGCTGAAACTTATGAAAGAATTACGAAAGACATAAATCTGAATAATTATTTGA TGGAAGCTAAAAACGACAAACAAATACTGACCATGAAGACCAAAATACAAGATATTGTATCTAATACAATTGaagacatacataaatatattgct gtGTACGAAAGCTATTCTTATTTATGGTTAGACGACAAGCAAGAGTTTTTGTACGTATTCTTAAAAACTAGTAATGTTATAACGAAAGACGTTTTGGAGGCATCTGAATATGACGACATTGATGACGATGAACCAATAATAAGGCCACCCCTTGCTGTATTTAAAGAACAA ATAGACGTCTTTGAAAATTTGTACAAAGAATGCGATAAACTACCAGAAACCAGATTATTCAATGGTTGGCTTCTACTAGACATGAAAAGGTTGAAACAATCTCTATTAAACGCAATATGCAAGTGGGGAAACGTTTTCAAGCAGAATATTGTCGACTATGTCGAAAATAG ATTGAATGATTTGGATGAATTTATAGAGCAAGCTTCTAAAAGCTTGTGTTCTGATTTGAAAGACAACGATTATGAAGGGTTGCTGTGCGTTATGGGCTGTTTGATAAAAGTTAGAGAACGACAAGTAAACAGTACCCAAGCGATGTTTGAACCCATAAGTGAACAGATAGAACTGTTGAAGACTTACGGTGTGGAATTTCTTGAAGAGTCCTACGATCAG GACGGAAAAAAGAAGCATTCAGTTTATACATTA CTGGAAGTCCTGCCTGAGAAGTGGAAGAATCTATTGAAACTATCGTCGGTGGTTAAAAGTAACGTGGGACCTCTCAAGATCAATCAAGCACACTTAATTTCCAAACAAGTCACGCTTTTCAATGCTAGAATGCAGTCTTATAGAGACGAATTCAAATACAAAAAG tttttcTCATTGAAGTGTGAAGAGGTTTACTCGCTGATAGATAAAACTCATCTAGAGTTA ATACGAGGCCCATTTTGA
- the Max gene encoding MYC associated factor X isoform X2 gives MSDDDRDIDIESDEGDDSDSRSHSRQSSNLAGGYYSQAEKRAHHNALERKRRDHIKDSFTSLRDSVPALHGEKVASRAQILKKAADYIQFMRHKNSSHQQDIDDLKRQNTILEQQIKQLEKVKATGNYMVDANDVLMGGIKSEGSSHGDTDSSDGEGPTRRVKKLKINGITVNA, from the exons ATGAGTGACGACGACAGAGACATCGACATCGAGAGTGAC GAAGGAGACGATTCAGATTCTAGATCTCACAGTAGACAGTCCTCCAATTTAGCAGGTGGCTATTACTCACAG GCTGAAAAACGAGCTCATCACAATGCACTAGAAAGGAAGCGGAGAGATCACATAAAAGACAGCTTCACATCACTACGCGACTCGGTACCTGCCTTGCATGGAGAAAAAGTG GCGAGCAGAGCGCAGATCCTCAAGAAGGCGGCGGACTATATTCAATTCATGAGGCATAAAAACAGCTCACACCAACAAGACATAGATGATCTCAAACGGCAAAATACAATTTTGGAACAGCAAA ttaagCAGCTAGAAAAAGTAAAAGCGACAGGAAATTATATGGTAGACGCCAATGATGTTTTAATGGGTGGAATAAAATCTGAAGGTAGTTCGCATGGTGATACAGACAGCTCCGACGGTGAAGGTCCGACGCGGCgtgtaaaaaaactgaaaattaatGGAATCACAGTGAACGCATAA